TCATTAAACTGGAGGATTTGATTGTTTCCTTTCTCATCTTTATCCCCCATAACTATAAATGTATTTTTTGGTTCTGTACCAAACTTACCATGAGTCGCAACATGCAGAATAGAAAACACCTGTTGACCGAGTTGTTGCTGCAAATTCTCTCGTGTCAATTCTCTATCCACCAACTTTGTACCAGGAATTTTTTCGATCACTCCGTCTATTTCCCGCTTCACACCGTCAAGTTCTGCAAATGAGAACTCATTCAGCTTCGGTTGTTCGCTCAAACCTAAAGCTAGTACGCGCAAATTTCCCCGATTTAAAGGTTTTGAGTCAGTTAACTTTAAACTGGGGGTAGTTGCGATCGCGTATTTTTCTATTAAAAACTGTTGACCATCGTGGAGTGCAGACATGGGAACGCTACGTAAGATACCATCATGGATAAATACCAGCTTGTTGATTTTTGCAGGATTGAGTTCATTATGGAAAGGTGCAATCATCCAATTGTAAATATCTTGGCTGATTTTTAGGTCATAATTATCCCGAACTCTCTGTAAACTGCGACGAAAATTATTAATTTCTTCGTTTAAATTTTCCTTGGATATCTTGTACCATTGATATTTGTTGTTTTGACCCGGTAAGCTTAAAATTATTGCTGTCTTATTCTCAAAAATTACTGTACTGATAACAGCAGTTTTGTCATCCTGTATTTCCGGTATTTTTGCTTGCTTCTGGATAAAATCATTGATATTACAGTCATTACCAAAATAATTTTGTAATTCTGCTAGTCTCAGACCGTCAATTGTATTTAAAGCTGAACTAAAGTTATTGTTTTTCTGATTATTCTTATTTTCTAACGATGATTTCCTTGATATTGGTAATGGAGTTTCCAAACTTAGCCTCATCTCCACCAAATCGCGGTAAATTGGCTCAATAGTATCCCGAAAATCAAATTGAACATCTCGATTTGCAGTGAGAATATCTTGACGAATAGTATCTAGAGTATTTAAGGATTGTTCGTAAGCAGCGATCGCTAATTCCAGATTTCCTTGTCTTTTAAAAATACGTCCAGTTTGCCACTCCCACAAATATAAACTATCTGCAGCATTTAAATCTTGTTCTGCTGTTAACCGCGCTTTTCTGGTAAATTCTAGCGCTTGTGAATATTTTACCCGACATTCATAAATATGTCCCAATTGACCTTGTGCAAAAGACTCCGCACGAAAATCTCCATTTTTTTGAGCAATCTTCACTGCTTGTTTGAGTAAAGTTTCAGCTTGGGGAGAATTTTTTGAATTTACACATTCATATTTACCACCCAACTTTCCTTCTTTTGTTTCACTTTGGATAAACCGCGCCAAATTTATCGCTGCATAAACCCTAGTTTGATTTTCTGGTAATTTCTCCAGCAAACTCATCGCTTGTTTTAAATTATCTCTGGCTTGATTTATATTACCACTGCGATAATAAATTGGAATTAGTGTTTGTAAAATTTGTACTTCCCGTTGAAAATCTTCCTGATTTTTTGCTAGCTCTCGGCTTTTTTGTAAAGAGATAATTGCAGCATCATCTTCCGCTTTTGCTCGCTGACGAAACCTTGTCTCCGCTTGCTCCGTATCAGCTCCTTCACTAGCTAGATCGGCACGGCTATAATTTAATAAAGCCAAGCTATTGTGAGCATTCCCTAAACTGTGATTGATGGAAGCAAAATAATTAGATTTCCTTTGTTTCTCAGCTAAACTCAAACTTTGCTTGAGTACCTTCACCGCTTCGTCGTAATTTCCTCGCAGTCGATAGGTATCCCCTAAAATCCCTAAAGCTGTAATTTCTCCTTCTACATCTTTGCTGCTACGAGCAATTTGTAAAGCACTATCACCTGCACAATTTTTCGCTTTAATATCGGGATTGCACACCAAGTTTAAAGCCTTCTCTGACTGCCCAATATGATTGTAAACCTGGGCCTGCTCCGCTTTTAATCGCCCCCACATTTTCATATTACCAACTTGAAGGTAATGCGCGATCGCTCGTTCCCAATTGTTCAGCGATTCCTGCATTTTCCCCGTCTGGTAATAGGTTCTCGCTAAATTTTCCCTGACTACTACCTCATCGGATGGATTTTTAATCTTCTCCTTTAAAGCTTTTTCCCACAATGCGATCGCACCTGTTAAATCTCCTGCTTGGTAGCGTTCTACACCTTGCTCCACTAGTTGATTAGTCGCTTGAGCGTTAACTTTCTGTCCAGTTACTGTAGTTTTATTTGTAAAATTTACATTTCCCAACCACAGACAAAAGGTGAGACTGCACAGAAAAATTATTCCCAAAAAGCGCCGGATTTTTGACAGGGGACGTATATTTAGCTGCATGGTTTTATGAAGCTTAGATAAAGCTTTTGTGACAAGAAAATGAGTCCTTACCAATCCATATATCGGTTTTTGTGGATTTTGGCAATAAATATAAATTTTTTTGTAAAAGATTCACTAAGTAATTTTGCGTATGGTATTTTATTTGTAAGCAAAAATACTAAAAATTTATAAGAGTTTAACGCCGTGCTGAAGAACAGCTTGGTAAATTTGGTGCTGAAATGCGGAGTAGACATCCTAACTCCTGTAGGGCTTATATTGCTAGGTTGTGGGAGTGCGTTAGCGGAGCTTAACGAAGTGATCGCTCAAGTGCAACCTGATGGTAGCTTGGGTAGAGAAAATTCAATTATTAATTCAATTGATTCCCTCAACCAGCGTGTTGATGGTGGTGCGATTCGCGGAGCTAACTTGTTTCACAGTTTTCAAGAGTTTAATATTGGTGAAGGTAGGGGTGTATATTTTGCCAACCCAGATGGAATAAACAATATTCTATCCCGCGTCACTGGTGGTAATGCTTCTAATATTTTTGGGAAATTGGGGGTATTGGGTGGTGCGAATTTGTTTTTACTTAATCCCAATGGAATCGTATTTGGGGAAAATGCGAGTTTAGATATTCAGGGTTCCTTTGTTGCAACGACTGCTGATGCAATTGAGTTTGGGGAACAGGGGAATTTTAGTGCGACTCAACCGCAACAAAGTCGTTTGCTTTCCATCGCACCAGGAGCATTATTTTTTCAGCAAGTGCGATCGCAACCGGGGAATATTGTCAATCGCGGGAATTTGGCTGTAGGTAAGGATTTTACAGTTGCTGCTGATAATTTAGATTTACAGGGACAGTTACTTGCTGGGGGAAATTTGAACTTGCAAGGGACTAGTATTATTGAGTTAAAGAATGCAGAAGCTAAAGGTAATAATGTTGGTATTCAAGCTGGCTCATTAAATATGAGCCGCAGTTTGATAGAGGTAAATTCTTCTAGTCAGGAAAAAACTGGCAGCTTGTTTATCAAGCTGATACAAGCAGTGATAACAGAGCCGGTGATATTAATATTAATACTCGCGATCTTACCTCCCTGATTGGTGATGGAACTGCTATTGGTACCACTACTAGAGGTAAGGGAAATGCAGGGAATCTGAGGCTTAATACAAACTACTTAATAGTTAGAGACGGAGCTTTGTTAGCAGCAGATACTACTTCTAACAGTAGTGGTGAGGGAGGAAGTTTAAATATTAATGCTTCTAAAAGCATTGAAATAATTGGAACAGCAAAAACAGATAACAGTCCTAGTGGTTTAACTACTGAAACTAGAAGTTCTGGTAAAGCAGGCAATTTACAGGTCTCGACAGGACAACTAATAGTACGTGATGGTGGAACTATATTGGCTGAAACTAGCGGAACCGGAAATGCGGGAAATATCAGTATTAACGTTGATAATCTCTTAAACATGAAAACAGGGAATATTTCTACAGCTTCTACCCAGTCTTCCGGAGGTAATATTCAGATCGAAGCTGGAAATATTCGCTTATTTGATGATAGCGATATTACTACTTTTGTGAGTATTGGCGAAGGTGGAGGTGGAAACATCACCCTCACAGCTAACTCTATTATCGCCCTCGATGACAGCGATATCCTCTCCTTTGCTCGTGACGGTAAGGGAGGTGACATCAAATTTAACACCGCAGGCTTTTTCAGTACACCCCTCTACCGTCCTACTCCTCCAACTACAGATGCAAATGCTTTAGATGCACTTGACGGTAATAACCGCGTCGATGTCAACGCTTCCGGTGCAGTTAGTGGAGCCATTACGGGAGTTCCAGATATTACATTTATTGAAGAGAGCTTGACAGATTTACCCAACAATC
This genomic interval from Scytonema hofmannii PCC 7110 contains the following:
- a CDS encoding CHAT domain-containing protein, which gives rise to MQLNIRPLSKIRRFLGIIFLCSLTFCLWLGNVNFTNKTTVTGQKVNAQATNQLVEQGVERYQAGDLTGAIALWEKALKEKIKNPSDEVVVRENLARTYYQTGKMQESLNNWERAIAHYLQVGNMKMWGRLKAEQAQVYNHIGQSEKALNLVCNPDIKAKNCAGDSALQIARSSKDVEGEITALGILGDTYRLRGNYDEAVKVLKQSLSLAEKQRKSNYFASINHSLGNAHNSLALLNYSRADLASEGADTEQAETRFRQRAKAEDDAAIISLQKSRELAKNQEDFQREVQILQTLIPIYYRSGNINQARDNLKQAMSLLEKLPENQTRVYAAINLARFIQSETKEGKLGGKYECVNSKNSPQAETLLKQAVKIAQKNGDFRAESFAQGQLGHIYECRVKYSQALEFTRKARLTAEQDLNAADSLYLWEWQTGRIFKRQGNLELAIAAYEQSLNTLDTIRQDILTANRDVQFDFRDTIEPIYRDLVEMRLSLETPLPISRKSSLENKNNQKNNNFSSALNTIDGLRLAELQNYFGNDCNINDFIQKQAKIPEIQDDKTAVISTVIFENKTAIILSLPGQNNKYQWYKISKENLNEEINNFRRSLQRVRDNYDLKISQDIYNWMIAPFHNELNPAKINKLVFIHDGILRSVPMSALHDGQQFLIEKYAIATTPSLKLTDSKPLNRGNLRVLALGLSEQPKLNEFSFAELDGVKREIDGVIEKIPGTKLVDRELTRENLQQQLGQQVFSILHVATHGKFGTEPKNTFIVMGDKDEKGNNQILQFNELDQLIRQISRNREPLEILTLTACETAIGNNRSALGLAGIAIQAGAKSAIASLWALNDEVAVIFANDFYEKLNSHPTMGRAEALQAVQKTFLQAGTPASRYNHPGFWSSLVVIGNWM
- a CDS encoding filamentous hemagglutinin N-terminal domain-containing protein codes for the protein MLKNSLVNLVLKCGVDILTPVGLILLGCGSALAELNEVIAQVQPDGSLGRENSIINSIDSLNQRVDGGAIRGANLFHSFQEFNIGEGRGVYFANPDGINNILSRVTGGNASNIFGKLGVLGGANLFLLNPNGIVFGENASLDIQGSFVATTADAIEFGEQGNFSATQPQQSRLLSIAPGALFFQQVRSQPGNIVNRGNLAVGKDFTVAADNLDLQGQLLAGGNLNLQGTSIIELKNAEAKGNNVGIQAGSLNMSRSLIEVNSSSQEKTGSLFIKLIQAVITEPVILILILAILPP
- a CDS encoding S-layer family protein; this encodes MLAADTTSNSSGEGGSLNINASKSIEIIGTAKTDNSPSGLTTETRSSGKAGNLQVSTGQLIVRDGGTILAETSGTGNAGNISINVDNLLNMKTGNISTASTQSSGGNIQIEAGNIRLFDDSDITTFVSIGEGGGGNITLTANSIIALDDSDILSFARDGKGGDIKFNTAGFFSTPLYRPTPPTTDANALDALDGNNRVDVNASGAVSGAITGVPDITFIEESLTDLPNNQIDTNALIANSCINRTANQNSTFFITGKSGIPIRPDDAPLPHHSTGSIQSLPTVNNRPSWKIGDPVVEPTGVYKLPNGKLILSRKCS